CAGCTTGGGATTTTGAAGATGCTGAGAAACTGGTGAAAAAATTACAGAAGTCgttgaaaaaaaacatcagTAAATCAAGGTGAGATTTTTACTGATTTCTGACTTGggataatgtgtgtgtgtatgtgtgtgtgtgtgtctgtcagtgtgtctgtgtgtgtgtctgtctgtgtgtgtttgtgtgtgtctgtatgtctgttagtttgtgtgtgtgctgtgtctgtgtgtgtctgtatgtctgtgtttgtgtgcctgtgtatgtctgttagtttgtgtgtgtgtgctgtgtctgtgtgtgtctgtgtatgtctgtctgtgtttgtgtgtgtctgtatgtctgttagtttgtgtgtgtgcatgtgtatatatgtgtgtgtatgcagtTCCATACAatgcaaatgaaaacaagacCTGTGCCATGTAGACTAAAATCTCACGTacagttttcaaatttgtgtttgaaatgaaagtgcAATACTTGGACAAGATATCACAAGAATATTAACATTTGTGTGTTGTTATACTTATCATTTGTGTTAAGTTGTCTGACAGTAATTAATATTTGATTCACACTCTATTCTTTTCTAGGCCGTACTTTGATATGAAACATCAATTTAACCAACAGTTAGAGGTAAGTATCCCATTACTTTTAACTCAATCCCCAGGATGAAAAGGAAAGATTTACCACACTAGAAAAGAAACTTCATAAAGCTAAGTAGTCTGACTCCCTAGTACTCTTGAAAATGTAATTCCACACTTATGGTTTATTTTGTCTGCAGGATCAAAGAATATGTTTGCCATGCCAAGCAATGATATTTGTAAAACTAAGCAGTCCTACTCCCTAGCCCACTTGAAAATGTAATTCCACACTTATGGTTTATTTTGTCTGCAGGATCAAAGAATATGTTTGCCATGCCAAGCAATGATATTTGTAAAACTAAGCAGTCCTACTCCCTAGCCCACTTGAAAATGTAATTCCACACTTATGGTTTATTTTGTCTGCAGGATCAAAGAATATGTTTGCCATGCCAAGCAATGATATTTGTAAAACTAAGCAGTCCTACTCCCTAGCCCACTTGAAAATGTAATTCCACACTTATGGTTTATTTTGTCTGCAGGATCAAAAGAATACGGTTACCATGCCAAACAATGATATTTGTAAAGCTAAGCAGTCCTACTCCCTAGCCCGCTTGAAAATGTAATTCCACACTTATGGTTTACTTTTGTGTGCAGGATCAAAAGAATACGGTTAACATGCCAAACAAAGACAATTGGAAAGCTAAGCAGTCCCACACCCTAGCCcgcttgaaatattttgtttaccttTCTCTGCAGGATAAAAAGAAAAGAGTTACCTCCTTAGAGAAGAAAGTTTGTAAAGCTAAGCAGTCCTACTCCCTAGCGCTCAAGACACTTGAAGCAATTAGTGATAGAATACATCGTCAACGGAGCAGCAAGAAGATGACAATGGGACCGAGGGGACACGGTGTCGGAGCTGAGGCACCAGAGATTCAGGAACCTAAGGAGAATACGAAACCAGAACAGAGTCCATGTGAAACTTTAGAGGACATTGATAAGGAGTTTATTGTACTGCCGCATCGGAACAATTCTCTTAAAAGACATTCATTGCCACATCCCCGAGTTCGGGCGCTGTCTGACGGTGCTATGCCCGATCCTCACTCAATAATGCTAGCATATGAATCAACCGAACATCTTGATGAAGATGGCTGGGATACAGCAAGTCATTCAACGGTAGGTGATGACGCAGATCGTGATGATTACCTCGAGTTTATGGCACCGCCAAAAGAAAACCGAGTCGTTGCAACGCAGACTGATGATGCGCCAGGGTCTGGAGTGATTGACAGTACTTGTGAAGTCAAAATGAGGCTACATCAGGATCTTGACACAGTGTCAGAATCCACAGAGGCGTCGTCGATGGCAGCTGATACCACTACGTCCCAAGAACCCGTAAAAAGCGACAAATCAGAAGAATCGATAGTTAACGATGGTTGTGATGATTTGTCTGAGAAAACGGAGACTCTGACacttaaaaataatttgaaaacgTCAACAAAACAAGAATCGAGTACAAATACGCAAGACGCAATGCAAGACACTAAGGAGGCTAAGAATATTGTTTCGGATATGGGAGAGACTTTGTTACAAACGAATGATTCACAAGAATCTGTGAAAGATGAGGATGGGAAGGTTCAGAATACTGCATCAGATGAGGTTCAGAATACTGCATCAGATGAGGTTCAGAATACTGCATCAGATGAGGTTCAGAATACTGCATCAGATGTGTCAGAAACGACTAATTCTACATCAACAGAACAAGAAGAAAATGTAAAAACGCAGGAAGAAATTCAAGACGAGTCAACAGAGCAGCTTGATGGGTCACCAGAATCTGTGGAGACGCAGTCAATGGAGGCTAACCCAgctgctactagtactacctGTGAGGAGACAAAAAATATAGAGAAGGCAGATGAAAGAAATGATAGCATAAAAGCAGTGACGCTTATACAAGATGTGCAGGATACtcatttgtaaatttgaatttaCATATCGACAATGTTACTAATATAGTAAATCCTTCCAAAGTGTATTTACCTCTAATTTATTTATCTCTTAATCTTATTATTTTATGAACACTGCCCTCTGTGGCAAGAGTAGCGCGTACACGTACCGTCTCTACTAGACATGCCCCACTGCATAAAATAGCACTGGTGCATGGATAATGACCTGTCTGCACACAAGACAGCACCCTCACCATGTCGAAGAAAGCATTCTATCATCAGAAGACTGAGCctgtatagcgccctcaagtTTGAATAGTGCCCTCTGTGGCAAAACAGAGCATACACAGGGCAGTGTAACAGTTGTATTTGTGGCCTGTGCACAATGTGTACAGTTACGTGTACAGAATCACAAAATGGTCTATATGGAGCATTTTACTGTAATTTTTCCAGAGAATATTTATGTTTAGAGTTTTCTCACTAATATATCAGGGTCACATCGTTTTTACTTACTTCCCTATTGGTCGTAAAGCTTGCTACTCGCGTGGTCACAGTTTTCCTCGCTCATTTAATATAAATTTGCAGAAAGAGTTTCAGACAATTTTGATTGGCTTCTCATGCAGTACACCTGTAGATGTATGCTAAATccataataatttgcatataaagtGGTGGAAAATGGGAATTTGCATATCGGGTAACTTTTATTCTGTCAGTGGCCAGAAAATTAATTTCTTACCGGCTTTATACGACATCAAAATACAGGGAGAGGATTATATCTTATAACACATCATAATCATAATatccttcagtgattggcttagatcatatCACATGGTGTGGAATATAGTGaatcaatttgcatacaatggGCACTAGTCacattctattttccctagggtaATATTCATGTAGTATGAAGATTTATCAAGGATTTGCTTAGATtatagaaagaatatgtgcctaagaatgtgatgtgttataaaacacttattgccttgcctaATTTGGGCACTAGTTGACATCATATTACCCATCATGCTGTTATATATAGCAAGTATTTCCCTCAGCTTTCAGTCTCGGGAAGTAGTTGCGGCATGACAGCCCTCATAATACAGTGTTTTATTGAGGGTCATAAGTAGGTAAATCTACCCGGgttccatgtcattttacctgggttcccaaacaaaattacgaTAGACTCTATGGGCAAAACTcgtttttacccctttctctatttctgttaccagggttccccaaccttagcaaataCACTGACACATCTATTAGTGCCCTGATAGCCAGGTAATAAGTGTATGTTATGTCACTAATTAGGAAATTCCTTTCTCATTAGCCTTCTGTAGCAACACTAGACATTGACTGAggccataatttgcatacaagtatagcgacaatgtgttatttttttttgttagctaggatttaaaaaaaacagaagACACAGATTCAAGTAgccatcatttgcatatacatgggagagtattaatattttattatttcataggGTAGCAGTGCAATAACTCTCATATACACCAAGATTGTGTAGTTAGAGAGTATACGACAGTACATATGTAAGAATTAGATTATACTTCTATATAGAATTAAGTAACATAGAATAATTACATCTTCGccaatatttgtcttccttCATGGGTGAAACAACAAGCCaccttcatttctcctgtaatacTAGATTGCCCTTGATGACAATGGACTACTGTGTCCTGGTTTGATTGTAAATATGAGTGCTCATGTGAACTTGCGAGTTGAGAATACAGTAGTATAATGGACATGGACACATCATCAAAACAGAGGGAGACATGGTAGAAGACAAAATAAGGCACAAAAAGTACCTCATTGTATCTCATTTACTTGTAAATAGAATCAAAGAATTTCACATTAAGTGTTAAATTTATAGAGACTAAATTGGTATAATTCCCATGTTTTCAGTTTTATCACTGTCTTTTCACTTGGATAGAATATGGTTAGTTTAATGGACATTTGCCGGTTCCAAAATGCATCACATGTCTCCCcatacatagtctagttcctgacaatcGTATTCTGATtttcaggaactagactaccccATACAATGTTATGTGttttgtatgcatacatgtagatgttttTTTCCCACATTCTGTTCAGGAGCAATGATTGTCAGCTTACCGTACCTAGGATTTACAAGGAAATCCCTTCTCTGTCATTTGATTGAGTTTAACCTTTGTTGTTAAAGTCACTAACAATTGAAAAAGGCTATGTGTTTTCATTGTTGGatgatattacaacccataacactaaagtaaagtgttttctaaATGGATCACAATcttttatagcatccatatcagggggtgggatggggggatggcatatacatgtatgtggtattGCTGGGTAAAACATTGATCAAGGGCCTCGGGGGTCATATGCATGTAGTCACCACTGCATCATATTGTTGGGTAAAATGTGATTGACTTAGGAGGTCATATACCGGTACATATATTCTAGCAAAGTGCATGGTATTGTAAGCGTTGATGCCCGAAAATCTTTTCAAGATTTCTAGTTAGAATGattttcatgtatttatttttttgtcagttttgaTTCCTTCACATACCTACATTACTACAATGTAGGCAACCATGTATATCTTCAACCATGAGACCAAACCATTTATGAGAACAACATAGGGTGGTCAGGGTCTCTGtggtaattttgtatatttattataattgtatGCTTACAATAGTGCAATTGTAAatacttattttatttattcgttTTGTTTTGGATATTTTGTGCTGAAAATGTAGAttttgtaatgttatttattGTTAGATTTTTGCCATAGTTACGCTTCTaggtattaaaatataaaaagtttacctcatacattttttgtatggtTTGACAAATGAGTGTGTGTGGAGTTTGAatggcctttccaaaatttgccatggtggcgcacTACTtcttgtctgtgtgtaccttgggggtatacatagTATAGgctactcagttaatcataaaGCACTGCTGCTTTCTTCAATATCTGAATGATActaaaaacatccctgatttacacttccacAGAATATCAAgggacaaattaaaaaaaaggtaCCATGTGGTGATCacacccccaatttgagtgagggcgctgtattctctaTTTCCtgtttgatgaaaaaaaaaatatttgaaataaatatagcTCTCCTCtccttaccccccccccccccccctcaacaCGAGAGcagaacaacatgacatatattaCAACCTATTGTGTCAGGGGTGTccacatttgaatattaatggtGTTGATATGCAAGATCAGCCAATCAGTGTCCAATGATGTCAGGGGTGtccacatttgcatattaatggtGTTGATAGGCTggatcaaccaatcagaaaggGGATACTAGTATTTTCTGATTGAAACAATCATAGACTTCTAGGTCTTATCCCTGATTGGCTGAAAGATGCCAGCAATACTCAATAACAGCAATCCTGCTCACACTGTATTTGGTAAGTGGATAATGAGTTGCTGCAGTATGAACTAGTAATAGAATGGCCATACTTAAATATTTCTTCAATCTGATGAACTATTTCTCAAAATTGATGCCCTCTACGACTAAAATACAGCACAATGTCACTGTACAATGGCAACACCAAGAACATGCAtctaaacaaaattatttttcatttaaaataattttcacTTCACTAAAATAAACGGCGGTTCTGAGtttacattctcgcaaaccagagctattatttcttcaGCTATACTTCGAAATAAAACCAGTAGGGACCGGCTCATTAAAAatggtaccgtaaaacggtcgtggtttgcgacgatgagtTTCCCTCTCCCtttaattgtcttttaagtcATTCAGATTACTAAAGTACAACTATGacttgaaagtatcaccaacatgtacacaccaacaatcagacaatagggaacttgcaaacctgccatgttgaatgttgcatcatgggaaatatgacaaatactaatcaattattattgtaaacaatactgtctcattgtttataaccaccactaatcaattcatagtttaccctgaccattgtgggaggttaattttatcagtagctcaaGATAAGTTattagggtgaggttttttttttttttgtttctcatctccaatggaatagtcaggcgggtcgggcgggcgaaataaaaaaaaaagggggggcaagaaaaaaaaatgtattttttcagttctattctctgttctttctgtcctgttagtctctatacaacttcatttctcttctctttattgaattccttgttacaagtctctttccttcattttagcaaggttgacaagtctgtagaacaactttgtaagaagatgattaaatacttatcatcctgatgggtgtatatctgtagccatgaactatggtgtgattttatcaggagtactaatacattcgtcctattaatcaaagtggcatggtgctagatgaattttcatttatataaaccattacttctatgaaacatttttcttcagtgtgaacttgtcaaaataatccaccagataacatgtaaacatttctagaactcagaacccctttgggatttactgtttaaaagtaattaaaagtaataatgtaaacatcggaatgtcttcaaaggtcatgcatgtcatgggtcatgaaacgctatggagtcggtcatttccctgataatacaactgatttaaagctaaaaactggtcaagaaattaggaatgcagtatgacttttaccaattttaagcataattttgaaaatgatggaaatattctgagctattattacattgcagcaaaatttaccgcgtgacagtattaattttgagccctgtccctcatcaaacctcaacggcttctgccatgatgaaagacacatgcagctctgacgtaacaaaggggttgggtgggtgggtgggtgagagggggggggggttagacggcggtgttctgccaaggtttccaacaagtggggacacaggccccttggttccaaaaagtggtgccatttgacagggagtggggtcaattattattgtctatgaaatattcatata
This portion of the Glandiceps talaboti chromosome 19, keGlaTala1.1, whole genome shotgun sequence genome encodes:
- the LOC144450058 gene encoding uncharacterized protein LOC144450058, whose product is MAEVRDVKTENGEDQSDCTDDDETLDPRVKEELEQLNKATDAINSLELELDDARAAFRQSLTESTNALNAEAKKLGSCIDKARPYYEARQTAKEAQQLIQDAALKFERANSMLAAAKEMVDVAEHGLIVEKRTFDANWQEMLNHATMKVNEAEHERHVVELEHQRTAWDFEDAEKLVKKLQKSLKKNISKSRPYFDMKHQFNQQLEDKKKRVTSLEKKVCKAKQSYSLALKTLEAISDRIHRQRSSKKMTMGPRGHGVGAEAPEIQEPKENTKPEQSPCETLEDIDKEFIVLPHRNNSLKRHSLPHPRVRALSDGAMPDPHSIMLAYESTEHLDEDGWDTASHSTVGDDADRDDYLEFMAPPKENRVVATQTDDAPGSGVIDSTCEVKMRLHQDLDTVSESTEASSMAADTTTSQEPVKSDKSEESIVNDGCDDLSEKTETLTLKNNLKTSTKQESSTNTQDAMQDTKEAKNIVSDMGETLLQTNDSQESVKDEDGKVQNTASDEVQNTASDEVQNTASDEVQNTASDVSETTNSTSTEQEENVKTQEEIQDESTEQLDGSPESVETQSMEANPAATSTTCEETKNIEKADERNDSIKAVTLIQDVQDTHL